One Paroedura picta isolate Pp20150507F chromosome 3, Ppicta_v3.0, whole genome shotgun sequence genomic window carries:
- the LOC143833081 gene encoding 17-beta-hydroxysteroid dehydrogenase type 6-like translates to MWFCLAIAVALFFLIRWFLERQTVDNLREKYVFITGCDSGFGNQLARQLDLQGMQILAGCFTQKGAEELERVTSDRLKTIIVDVTSTESVAKATEWVKGHVGSKGLWGLVNNAGIAQPVAPSEWLTKNDFVKVLDVNLVGLIDVTLHMLPLVKKAKGRVVNTASIMGRVAFYGGGYCPSKYGVEAFSDCLRRELHPFGVKIAIIEPGFFRTGMTDVQCNLKNLEQIWTNVPQETKDSYGQTYFDNYYKMFQEGIATRCSTDIYLVTDCIEHALTSKHPRTRYSGGWDAQFFYIPLSYLPSVLMDFVLTWSWPKSVRAV, encoded by the exons ATGTGGTTCTGTCTGGCAATCGCAGTGGCCCTGTTCTTCCTGATCCGATGGTTCCTGGAGAGACAGACTGTGGACAACCTGAGGGAGAAATATGTCTTCATCACTGGCTGTGATTCTGGATTTGGAAACCAGCTTGCCCGGCAGCTGGATTTGCAGGGCATGCAAATCTTGGCAGGATGTTTTACCCAGAAGGGGGCTGAAGAACTGGAAAGGGTTACATCTGACCGGCTGAAAACCATAATTGTGGATGTGACCAGCACAGAGAGTGTTGCTAAGGCAACTGAGTGGGTGAAAGGACATGTGGGGAGCAAAG GGCTCTGGGGCTTAGTCAACAATGCTGGCATTGCACAACCTGTAGCTCCCAGTGAATGGCTGACCAAAAATGACTTTGTGAAAGTGCTTGATGTCAACTTAGTTGGTCTGATTGATGTGACTCTCCATATGTTGCCCCTGGTGAAGAAGGCCAAGGGAAGAGTGGTCAACACAGCTAGCATCATGGGTCGGGTGGCTTTCTATGGAGGAGGCTATTGCCCATCTAAGTATGGCGTGGAGGCTTTTTCCGATTGCCTGAG ACGTGAACTCCACCCATTTGGGGTGAAAATAGCCATAATAGAACCAGGTTTCTTCAGAACAGGCATGACGGATGTCCAATGTAACCTCAAAAATCTGGAGCAGATTTGGACCAATGTTCCACAGGAAACCAAAGATAGCTATGGCCAGACCTATTTTGACAACT ATTACAAAATGTTCCAGGAGGGAATCGCAACTCGGTGTTCCACAGACATATATCTGGTCACTGACTGCATAGAACATGCTTTAACATCTAAGCACCCCCGGACTCGCTATTCCGGGGGCTGGGATGCCCAGTTCTTCTACATCCCACTCTCTTACCTGCCCTCAGTTCTGATGGACTTTGTGTTGACATGGTCTTGGCCAAAAAGTGTTCGGGCTGTGTAA